A genomic segment from Nocardiopsis sp. Huas11 encodes:
- a CDS encoding APC family permease, which yields MSGHDSPAEASPSEAAPTAVPPGTPPAEGRGLKRVLGLPSLFFFGLAYMVPLAAFTTYGIVTDMTRGHLPTAFLVTLAAMTFTALGYANMVRAYPVAGSAYTYTQQAFGPATGFLTGWALLLDYIFLPTISYIVIGLYLGIAIPSVPAWVWVLLTIALVTGLNVLGIKLVTGMNMVLVGAQGVFITVFLAMSYLTVSGRSTPADLLAPFYSADFSLTALIGGSAILCLSFLGFDAISTLSEEAREPERTIPRAITLCTLFCGLLFVLMAWVGHLVHPDWQTFTDPDSASVEVMARAGGGFLAAFFTAAYVAACFASAMAAQSAVSRILFSMGRDGSLPRRVFGAVHPRFRTPHLAILAVGAVSLLACVMTLDLAAALVSFGALIAFTFVNLSVIKHYAVGLGRRRGTDFLRYVLTPGIGVALTLWLWTSLSWLTFVIGLSWVGLGFLLLLRLTRGFTRPAPTMSDRAG from the coding sequence ATGAGCGGGCACGACTCCCCCGCCGAAGCGTCCCCCTCCGAAGCGGCGCCGACGGCGGTGCCCCCGGGCACTCCCCCTGCCGAAGGGCGCGGGCTCAAGCGTGTGCTCGGCCTGCCCTCGCTGTTCTTCTTCGGCCTGGCCTACATGGTCCCCCTGGCGGCCTTCACCACCTACGGAATCGTGACCGACATGACCCGGGGGCACCTGCCCACCGCGTTCCTGGTCACCCTGGCGGCGATGACGTTCACCGCGCTGGGCTACGCGAACATGGTGCGCGCCTACCCGGTGGCCGGCTCCGCCTACACCTACACCCAGCAGGCCTTCGGGCCCGCCACGGGCTTCCTCACCGGCTGGGCGCTGCTGCTGGACTACATCTTCCTGCCCACGATCAGCTACATCGTCATCGGGCTCTACCTGGGGATCGCGATCCCCTCCGTGCCCGCATGGGTCTGGGTGCTGCTGACCATCGCGCTCGTCACCGGGCTGAACGTCCTGGGCATCAAGCTGGTGACCGGCATGAACATGGTGCTGGTCGGTGCGCAGGGCGTGTTCATCACGGTGTTCCTGGCGATGAGCTACCTGACCGTGTCCGGACGTTCGACGCCGGCGGACCTGCTCGCGCCGTTCTACAGCGCGGACTTCTCGCTCACCGCCCTCATCGGCGGCTCGGCCATCCTGTGCCTGTCGTTCCTGGGCTTCGACGCCATCTCCACGCTCTCCGAGGAGGCCCGGGAGCCGGAGCGCACGATCCCCAGGGCGATCACCCTGTGCACGCTCTTCTGCGGGCTGCTGTTCGTTCTCATGGCCTGGGTGGGCCACCTGGTCCACCCCGACTGGCAGACCTTCACCGATCCCGACTCGGCGTCGGTCGAGGTGATGGCGCGTGCCGGCGGCGGCTTCCTCGCGGCGTTCTTCACCGCGGCCTACGTCGCGGCCTGCTTCGCCTCGGCCATGGCGGCGCAGAGCGCGGTGTCGCGGATCCTGTTCTCCATGGGGCGTGACGGGTCGCTGCCGCGCCGGGTCTTCGGCGCGGTCCACCCGAGGTTCCGGACTCCGCACCTGGCCATCCTGGCCGTGGGCGCGGTGTCGCTGCTGGCCTGCGTCATGACGCTGGACCTGGCCGCCGCACTGGTCAGCTTCGGTGCGCTGATCGCCTTCACCTTCGTCAACCTGAGCGTCATCAAGCACTACGCGGTCGGCCTGGGCAGGCGCCGGGGGACGGACTTCCTGCGCTACGTGCTCACCCCGGGCATCGGCGTGGCGCTGACGCTGTGGCTGTGGACGTCGCTGTCCTGGCTGACGTTCGTCATCGGGCTGAGCTGGGTGGGCCTGGGATTCCTGCTGCTGCTCCGGCTCACCCGCGGCTTCACCCGGCCCGCGCCGACCATGAGTGACCGCGCGGGCTGA
- a CDS encoding DUF397 domain-containing protein → MNDWHKSSFSGSSANCVEVREHATGADVRDTRNRDAGHLSVPAAEWAALIAQVRTDR, encoded by the coding sequence GTGAACGACTGGCACAAGTCGAGCTTCAGCGGTTCGTCGGCGAACTGCGTGGAGGTCCGCGAGCACGCGACGGGTGCCGACGTGCGCGACACCCGGAACCGGGACGCGGGCCACCTGTCCGTGCCCGCCGCCGAGTGGGCCGCGCTCATCGCCCAGGTGCGCACCGACCGGTAG